Part of the Vigna unguiculata cultivar IT97K-499-35 chromosome 3, ASM411807v1, whole genome shotgun sequence genome, ttttctTACAACCTTAGGTAATATTttctaagtgattttttatttttctattttctcattctcaatatttcaaaatctcttaaaaaatgacacatcattttgttgtaagagaaagttgtcaaaatttagtagtcaaaatatcatcgttctataaaaaatgtataaagcataaaaataaatgaagtgTTGCTTTGGGGTTCTTGggataaaaaaatcaatgtCTATATAAGTTAAATGGTGCATTTAAGATGCCAACTAATGCCTTGCTAACTTGTTCTTGTTGATGGATTAATTTTGAGGTTCCCCCAAAATGCATCTCTATGTCTTCTTCGTAGGTGTTGCATGCTTCAGTCCAGTTCTCCGAAATactctaatttttcttttccaacGTCTTTTCATTGTTGTTCAATTGGAATGAAGTTTTATTATACTAGTAATATTTTGACTTTGATTACGTGACATACAAGGTATAAATCAAATTCTtgtcctttatttattttattgttatttatggacagataataatataaagtattaAGTATTTTAAACTAGTAGATATTGTGACTTATCAATTATTTACattgtaaaaattttataaagaaaattatattagtaCTTTTATTAAGTATTTACCGACATATCGGTACATCCTTTATAATCATTGATAGAAATATTACACTTCTCATGATTAACAGTCATTGACTCATTTAATAGCTTGTCTAATGTATcgtaattataagaaaataaatttgtgtatccattattattattattactattatgaaatagttatatttaaataataacctaAATAAAATAGTTGAATGGGAattataagttaattaattttagtaagatgggaataaataaaaaaaaaattgtttgagaaataattaacattctattttttattaaggaATTATAAATCTCAACCAAAACCAACGTACAAAATGTACTCAGTTTGGTATGCTGATGATGGTTGGTTGTAATGGTAATGGTCactgcaagaaaaaaaaatcaacttagAGTTGGCTAAAAGCTTATGTTACCAATGAAAAGTCAACTCTACATGACTAATGTAATTTTCTCATATTAATCAATATTTCACACAATTTACCGAGTGTCTTGAGGAAAAGCTCAAGTGTCCCTTCCTAGTCAACCTTTCTAATACCATGCCTTTTCCAAAAGGCTACTGGCTTTCCAAAAGGCAGCTGCTAGTAATTAATTTTCAGTTTCATTTCTCAAAATTCAACAAAAGGAAATacttatatatgtgtgtgtgtttttattaacctttcttttatgttttgtttagatgaggataaaatagaaagaaaatagaaaaccGAAAATACTATCatataaattaagaaagaaaaaaaatattctgtatcattaatattttattttttatattaaaaatatgtaaatattaataataatttaaccacatcaattattttttaaacttaattatatttttaatataattgattgtgttattaatttttattgcaTAACTAATTATACATTTCGTTTTTTTCGTAAAATTTTTCTTTATGGGAagaaatatcttaaattttgtgtttttaaataattaaatgtttttattttctaattttctcaTCCTCCTTTCTGAAGACAAAAATGCAAAACTACTTCAATGATCTTGTCATCTATAATACATATGAAgggaatttttttcttttgtgtaaatatttcaacatttttttttttaaatttgttatacatttcattttcttttttattacttCATCATATTTAAAGTTTCTTCGGTAATATTCAAATATCTCTTCctatttctttcaatttcatttttctttttgatctatttttaatttatcatttcaatcattattagatcatcacatcactaaaaaaaataaaaaaaaaaatgatctaatgatgattaaaatgatgagttaaaagtggataaaaaaagtagattaaaatatcatttttcttaatataataataataataattaatataaaaaccgAAAGGTTTTATTGTTGTAATATCAATGAAACTGTCATTaagtgattattattttaaaagaaaagatagaGTAAATGTTAACATATGTATCTGGTTATCAGCATAGCAGACGCCATTTTCCTAATCGATGCTAGAGCTGAAAGTCCACGATAGAATCTTGTGCAGTTCAATCAGCTGTCCCGTGGCACCGGAGAACCCTACGCTCACCCATTCAGGCAGAACGGTCGTCAAATCAATCACGTGCCCAATACTAGGTCCGTCGTTACTTACAACCGCGCTTAAATTTTGTGCCACAGGATCATAGGCAACGGTAACAGATACTGTTGCAACCCCAAGCTGTTTATTTTCCCAGGCCACTGTTGTCACAGAAGAAATGGAGTTAATATCAATGCCTATGTGGGGAAAAGGAGGGTCCCATTCATCTCGGTGCATGTCAAATTCAACGGCAACTATATGGTTTCCGCGGGTGTTTTTTAGAGCGGTGTGGGGACTGAAAAGTCCAAGGTATCCACCAACTGCATCACGGGGCATGTCAGAGCGGAACGGTGCAAGGAAGAAAGAGATCCCCTCGCCAAAATCTAAATTTGGAGCATTCAGTATCTGAAAAGTGAAGGTAGTGCTGAAGCTTGCCGTCTTACCAGTTTCTGCATCCCAAAGACGCACGGGTAGAGCATAGGTGGCTCTGCCAGCACTGTGGAGCACGATTGTGCCGTTATCCAGGACTTCTGTTAGTTGTATCACACCCCTTGATGCAAAGGCATCGCCTTGGAAGGTTATAAGGGTGTTAGCGTATGGCCCTGAAAAATTGgggaaattgaaatttgtgtCTGAACTGCGATGCAGCATTAGGAACGGGATGAGGAGCAGAAAAACGGGCTTTGTGTTGTACAAAGCAGCCATGGCTTGGAGAAAGGTAAATGTTAATCCACTAGATATACACAAAGATGTTTTTGCTGAGCTGAGAAAATGAAATTGTGCAGGAGAGGAAGTGGCCAAACGATTTACATAGTTTACACTAGGCAGCGAAGTGGGTGAACGGTGATTAGAACAAAGGGTGAAGTCTTTTTCACATTCACAATGTACCTATTCATTTAAGTATAGTTAACGGTAGacatttttttactcatttagGTAAATATTTGTTCATGATAAACTAATAAATATGTAACACTTTTTGCTGTTGTAGTGATCAAAGAATGACATATATTTAGGACAAGCGCCGGTGATCCAAAGTAATATTGACTAAAATCTTTGGAGAGAGATATATAAATCATTCCTAGGATTTTTCACCTTTTATGTTTTGACCACACATTACTAAGTAAGGTGCATTGTTGGGAAAGTTGTTTTTTATTCAGTTTGCTGATTTAGCAGGGATCAGCGAGCCTATATATAACTCAAATTTCTGTGTTTTTCCATGCACCATCAATCAATTAAGTTTCCAAGTAATCTCTCTGAGGTGTCAACCATGGCTAAAACACGAACTCCACTTCCCCTTCTCATGATTTCCTTCTGTTTTGTGTTGTTTGTAAACAACGTGAAGTCAGATTCACTTTCATTCAGCTTCTCGAAATTCGAGCCAGGAACACAGTTCGACATTGGTTTCCTCGGCGATGCCCGCGCAGTAGACGGTGCAATACAATTGACTAGAATAGACAGTGGATCATACGGCGCTCCGATCATTCGTAAACACAGCGTTGGTCGTGCTGTTTACATCCCACCCGTCCGTCTCTGGGACAAAAGCACAGGGAAAGTTGCAGACTTCGAAACTGTGTTCACCTTCGTCGTTGATTCCGCTGGGTCACAAATCCACGCCGATGGCCTCTCCTTCTTCATCATACCATTCGATGCTGACCCGAGCATTCCCAAAAATTCATCTGGGGGATACCTCGGACTCTTCACTCCCGAAACTGCTTTCAACGCCGACAAGAATCAGATTGTGGCCGTTGAGTTTGACAGCTTCGGAAATGAATGGGATCCGGAGCCTGTTGCCATTGCTCCGCATATTGGTGTGGACATCAACAGTCTTGAGTCTGTGGAGACGATAGATTGGCCTATTAATTCAGTTCCTGAAGGTTCGATTGGAAAAGGTAGCATTATCTACGATTCTGGGAAGAAAGAGTTGAGCGTGGGCGTTTCGTATAATACTCATCCCCCCATTGTTGCTCTGTTATCAAAAACAATTGATCTGAGTGGTGTTCTATCGGAATGGGTGAGAATTGGGTTCTCTGCTGCCACCGGTGACAGCGTTGAGACTCATGATATTCTCTCTTGGTTTTTCGCTTCACGTATCTAGGAGACCTACTTCCTCTAAAGAGAATAATGATCTATAATAAGTAAGAGGGCCAAGTCTTCTGTATGAGTGTTTATGTTTTCCTTATAAGCCCAAGCTTggtgttattaaattaatagtcATGGTTtttactttgttaatttttgtgaACTTTTTTTCCTCCGGCTAAAACCTGTAATACTTCATTTTCTGTAACAAAATCACTTCAAAAATTCGTAAGTTCATGATATTTGATATAGATTTGACTACTGCCAAACACATCCTTAAATATTCAAGTTATTCTGAATTGTATGTTCTTAAATTATCCCTCAGATTAACTAATcgtttttttattaactatttttattaattttaattattttatttttatatttagattgattttaattatatatattttacgtATTATTTCACTCGAATAAATTCTGtttctaataatatatttatttttaaaaatatttatagacaTTCGGTTCATGAAAGTTTAACCATAATTGTAAATGGTTTTCCATACTCAATGGAATTCTTCCAAAGAAAATACATGTTCCTTCTTCAGATACTcatgaaattattttgttttaactttCACCATGAACACATACATAATCCTACTCCTTAGGAACTTTACACTTTGATTTTGGTGGATATACCGACTGATAGCAAAAAGGTGAAATCATATCTTGACATTCAACTTCTTTTCTGAATCAAATAACAACCattttaatagtaatattaaggtataattactgatttggtactCTAACTTTTTGGTAAAATTCAATTTggtatctatattttttatttgttcaatttagtaccacaattatctaaagagattcaatttgataatctccgttaagttggagttaacaccgtgtccgtacaggacacgtgtcaagccataaaatttttaatttttttaaaaaaacttatttttttttaaaaaaaattatttttttttcaaaaaatttaaaaactgtcacgtgtcaatttatcATCGTGTGGCAACTTACAATCATAACATGTGATagtggtaatagttgttttcaatttagtacccaatttaaatttttggttcaatttagtacccaattttttttcgtcctctccaatttgagatcaaattagtaaataaacttaattacaacttatatatatatatatatatatatatatatatatatatatatatgttacaataactttttctaatatatacaaatCATGTCACCTAagtacttaaattattttattttttacattttaacctttgtaattttttacacatgaaattttttacacttgtaaaaaataaaataatttgaatatttaggtgtagtgatttgatgtataaattcaaaaaaattattttaacatgtatatataaattataactaaacttagttactaatttgatctcaaattggaacggacgaaattggatcattttaaaaacttggggtactaaattgaatcaaaaatttaaattgggatactaaattgaaaacaactattaccactgccatgtgtcatgattgtaagctgccacgtggcacgatgataaactgacacgtgacagttttaaattttttgaaaaaaaaaagtaatttttttaaaaaagattaaaaatttcatggcttgacacgtgtcttgtacggacacggtgttaactccaacttaacggagaggaccaaattgaatttttttagataattgaggtactaaattgaacaaaccaaaagtataagtaccaaattgaactttaccaaaaaattggggtaccaattcagtaattatacctaatattaaattgaaataaactgTATATTACtactgaaaataaaataacaatatattacAATATGAATAATTGTATAGTGTTGTTGcatatatattacatatcaACACTCATTACAAAATTGCAAAATAAATGACATACTATTACATACATATGTTGGATTGATCAACCccattgtttaaaattttgacaaaactTAAAGTATAATGTAGATCTTGTGAATCGGCactaataatatgatatattatataagGCATATTTGGACTGATATAAGATCTTTTTAAGCAAGGACTTATATTATCCGTATACAAATTAATGTCAATAAAGTACATCATAACTATAATATAAATGAAGGTTAATATAGAGTGAATTTTGTagagtaaaaattatattattttataaatcttcAAATGAGTTTCTGGATAATTTGATCTAACTAAAAAGTaaagtgtaaaaaatattagtcCGACCTTATTTCGatttcaaatgtttttttaatttagttgaaTTACTATTTTATACACTTTAAgaagaaattaataattataattcctaaaaataaaatttaaatacatatttaaaagttaaattattttagtaaaactaattataatttaaaaattaaatgatgtgatatataaattatatcatgtgtattttaactaaataatactaattattatttttgaaacagTACATTGATCTATATAAAGTGATGCCATcataaaaaaacacttataatacaactaaaaataataatattttaattatatttattttatttttttaatttaaaatgatattatatttttaaagaagtTATTTGATATAGTGTTtagaaaaaatatcaaagtactAGTTTTGAtctacatattattaaaatattattatttaaactgtaatatatgttagaagtgggtttgaagtgggctttaagccttattcaaccccacaaaaccggcttgtaaggtgagatttgcactTCACTGATATATTGTGAATTATGAAATTAGTGGGTAGTCCGTTAACCCAATATcgggtggaacagaatgtccaaaAAAGTTCGTTAGGATAGGCTTTAATCtaactctgataccatgttagataTGTGTAAGCaatgagagaaagaaaaaggatgcgtacaaaaaaacacaagaaaagtTTGGGTGAAAAATAACTCAAAGAGAACTTCCTTGCTTTTtgatttattaaaacatttgtTCAATATATAGAGTAAAATCTTTCATCATAtagagaaaaaagtaaaaactaaataaaataaaatatttgataataataaaagaaaattaaatatatgatatctctattaatataaatataaatataggcaagagatatataatatctttattaatatttttctttttaatctgGAGAGGTGTCACCATGTCAGAAAGCAAACCACCCCATGAGACTAGTCATATTTTTACCCTTCCAAATCGGAGACAAAAGAAGATAGATTTTAAGTCCAGTTATATCGTGCTTGGTTTTAACTTTTACTTCCACTCTTGCTTGTAATATATGCCAACTTGATTGCATTCAAAGTCAGAATAGCATTGTATTAATCACCTTCACTGCTCCAAACACTATCTTATGTGTCCTATTCAAGTCATTTTTGGCTTCTTCATACGATAATCAATATTTGCTGGCCCCAGGCCTGCCTCCATTATTTTCATCAACTTTTTGGCCCTTCTTATTCCCTTCATTTTACATTCCCAAAACCTCTACCATGTCTATATAAAGCGGAACATTGCCAATAACTTTATCAATATATTCACACTTCACAACCATGGCCATCAACAACTCAAGAACCCAAACTCAAAACCTCCTGTCTCTTTTTACTATCATCGTTTCCTTCCTCGGACTCACCAAAAACGTGAACTCAGCTTCTTTTTCGTTCTCCAGTTTTGGGTCGTACACAAACGCCATTGCCCTCGAAGGTGATGCCTCTTTTTCAGAAGGGACCATAAAGCTTACACCTCTCACACAGAACAGCGCCGGAAGAGCGTCCTATGCTGCACCCGTGCACCTTTGGGATGCCAAAACTGGGAACCTCGCTGGCTTCACCACAAACTTCTCCTTTGTTGTGGCGCCAAACGGTCCTGGCCTCTTCGCAGACGGCATTGCCTTCTTCCTCGCTCCGTTCAACTCCAACATCCCACAAAATTCCAGTGGTGGATTCCTCGGACTTTTCACCCCTGACACTGCCCTAAACGTGTACCAGAATCAAATAGTGGCTGTGGAATTTGACTCCTTCGGTGGGAACCCCTGGGACCCTCCCTCTGCCCATGTAGGTATTGATGTTAACTCCATTGCTTCGGTGACAACGGAGGAATGGGAAACTGACATTGCCGGGAACGTGCTTGTTGCATTCGCCAGTGTGAGCTATGATCCTGTGGAGAAAAGTTTAGACGTGCTTTTAACATACC contains:
- the LOC114175412 gene encoding mannose-specific lectin CML-2-like, with the protein product MAKTRTPLPLLMISFCFVLFVNNVKSDSLSFSFSKFEPGTQFDIGFLGDARAVDGAIQLTRIDSGSYGAPIIRKHSVGRAVYIPPVRLWDKSTGKVADFETVFTFVVDSAGSQIHADGLSFFIIPFDADPSIPKNSSGGYLGLFTPETAFNADKNQIVAVEFDSFGNEWDPEPVAIAPHIGVDINSLESVETIDWPINSVPEGSIGKGSIIYDSGKKELSVGVSYNTHPPIVALLSKTIDLSGVLSEWVRIGFSAATGDSVETHDILSWFFASRI
- the LOC114175413 gene encoding agglutinin-2-like — translated: MAINNSRTQTQNLLSLFTIIVSFLGLTKNVNSASFSFSSFGSYTNAIALEGDASFSEGTIKLTPLTQNSAGRASYAAPVHLWDAKTGNLAGFTTNFSFVVAPNGPGLFADGIAFFLAPFNSNIPQNSSGGFLGLFTPDTALNVYQNQIVAVEFDSFGGNPWDPPSAHVGIDVNSIASVTTEEWETDIAGNVLVAFASVSYDPVEKSLDVLLTYPGSNVDETSLSFVIDLRTVLPEWVRVGFSGATGQLVEIHNILSWTFTSSYY
- the LOC114175411 gene encoding mannose/glucose-specific lectin-like, producing the protein MAALYNTKPVFLLLIPFLMLHRSSDTNFNFPNFSGPYANTLITFQGDAFASRGVIQLTEVLDNGTIVLHSAGRATYALPVRLWDAETGKTASFSTTFTFQILNAPNLDFGEGISFFLAPFRSDMPRDAVGGYLGLFSPHTALKNTRGNHIVAVEFDMHRDEWDPPFPHIGIDINSISSVTTVAWENKQLGVATVSVTVAYDPVAQNLSAVVSNDGPSIGHVIDLTTVLPEWVSVGFSGATGQLIELHKILSWTFSSSID